A genome region from Babesia bigemina genome assembly Bbig001, chromosome : I includes the following:
- a CDS encoding ethanolamine phosphatidyltransferase, putative, with product MECLTRIIPKANLPNLKKYKFQSGATTCLDALINRFWWTPVAHMLPRFVSPNVVTLMGGFCIFVTNFCIFTYMHRLESSTAPTWMPLLASVMTLLYLTFDGIDGKQARKLGMSSPLGQLLDHGLDAVVTVFYPYICCTLYPGGFTFITLLLVAIAPIHVLCTVWRESEFETFEYTNGVLGVTEANLLAIALQAVHYYVRPHFGVKVATLFGGHPLFAFLGAYFPRVHELHNAMIYLILAVAYSEGMCGVLGLAYRTSYRLQYLAFMLSAFVHSYSAYYLVYTLPAQSRVAGCIFASMFVAAVCVNNIVCLLSKSPMRCVHWGLLPQYMLLLQYYGVGLLRDYGLVLEPAAFHRVLLAAAVYGTVYLVYVFVKTICEITEYLQIPVLTVPASVRRAKAE from the exons ATGGAGTGCTTGACCCGCATCATTCCGAAGGCCAACCTGCCGAACCTCAAGAAGTACAAGTTCCAATCCGGCGCCACGACATGCTTGGACGCGCTGATTAACCGCTTCTGGTGGACTCCCGTCGCCCATATGCTGCCCAGG TTCGTATCccccaacgtggtgaccttgATGGGCGGATTCTGCATCTTCGTCACGAACTTCTGCATCTTCACGTACATGCACCGCCTCGAGAGCAGCACCGCCCCCACGTGGAtgccgctgctggcgtCGGTGATGACCCTGCTGTACCTG ACGTTCGACGGAATCGACGGGAAGCAGGCCAGAAAGCTGGGCATGAGCTCGCCCCTGGGGCAGTTGCTGGACCACGGCCTCGACGCCGTAGTGACGGTCTTCTACCCGTACATCTGCTGCACGCTCTACCCCGGCGGCTTCACGTTCATCACCCTCCTCCTGGTGGCGATAGCGCCGATCCACGTCTTGTGCACCGTCTGGCGTGAGAGCGAGTTCGAGACCTTCGAGTACACCAACGGCGTGCTGGGCGTCACGGAGGCCAACCTACTGGCCATCGCGCTCCAGGCGGTCCACTACTACGTGCGCCCACACTTCGGCGTGAAGGTGGCGACGCTCTTCGGCGGCCACCCGCTGTTCGCCTTCCTGGGGGCCTACTTCCCGCGCGTGCACGAGCTCCACAACGCCATGATATACCTCATCCTGGCGGTCGCGTACTCCGAGGGCATGTGCGGCGTCTTGGGGCTCGCCTACCGCACCAGCTACCGCCTGCAGTACCTGGCGTTCATGCTCTCGGCGTTCGTGCACTCGTACTCGGCCTACTACCTCGTGTACACGCTCCCGGCGCAGTCGCGCGTGGCCGGCTGCATTTTCGCGTCCATGttcgtcgccgccgtctgCGTGAACAACATCGTGTGCCTGCTCTCCAAGTCGCCGATGCGCTGCGTGCACTGGGGGCTGCTGCCGCAGTACATGCTCCTGCTGCAGTACTACGGCGTCGGCCTGCTCAGGGACTACGGACTCGTCCTGGAGCCCGCGGCGTTCCACCGGGTGCTGCTGGCCGCCGCCGTTTACGGCACCGTGTACCTGGTGTACGTGTTCGTGAAGACCATCTGCGAGATCACGGAGTACCTCCAGATCCCAGTGCTGACCGTCCCGGCCTCGGTCCGCCGGGCCAAGGCGGAGTAA
- a CDS encoding PK4 protein kinase, putative, with protein sequence MSLVRRGRRSLPQLTGADADGEVSLIVLDTEGLAYCTNLSRHLMWVTRLTDNLLNVKKPYVETPNNVCALNNAPTRGMGWDREKYEEHTTADSQNGKAFKTCGRNAGAKAKCARHLVPSYDGYVYCIYETGHSQLLHIHVRDIVNFTPFRTPLLDGVYLEGSRNSSVMALDFHTGSYIARNLHDVHYKTHPPASPDQPERETQRQLHIGYTDWTVRAFDEKSHVELWSFNWREIGAVNSENVGPVVVERVREIIKVQGQKLAIDFEDDEGKISEEMNFPFPIAAVFAVLWNANEEIMTLQIVERISIPPPAAFLQNALDKAYGSIKLSSSSYFGRNLVSVKGGVINVKNMWDPEVDGEAANDGGRLITIKMVDKNHYYTLDTGLQPLTFTQQNHTKWQIVKWWCVLTCWLLTFALAPLMNVLRILKECIDRKIYHRRWWAKMPFSRFLLGQVSLMIDDFERGIFESTERLIYNVDRISPLHSVDNVCQTFTVPLKLINNTDEMLEIQRQENRSQAGSAAQSARSEESEGHELPRVELAVETSEINYSDDEMTREDELRAISVVPAATALANFLENGRFLRTFDCIKLLGKGGFGSVYRAQHKLEPGHPTYAIKLVLLKLKASEGLTSRRYFREIVANREISSKYVVRYFTWWCEEPHFLPLTQLTPEIQSAAANNVKHLVGSNSLNTQRAKALNGFMQHYQEMLRGILEKRSDEDYPSFSNVAFNNSLLDERGRVGRRVRLAAIGEQTGGSQLNTDEDDSMLNGVCAFEFEDDNYEHDGRYPNVPQSESSQGIVFEYSNTSRAPAVGFDGESPRENSENSDDGDAEESGNCHQARVRDTEKQYPVVLLILMELCKGFTLREWLNRPGRSDKPMQYTLSPNGVPVEFDLFRQLIKGLRDIHANNFIHRDLKPENVFVDPNTNALKIGDFGLVGFISQSTRETRDTPPPEATAQQDSCESSLPGQLIGTPGYAAPEGGFNCSEKADIFSAALILLELLSPRFHTVMERFTVLENFRNTGRVPEFIEQELSPWHRLLTEMADRVPQRRPSAVEVQKKLKGLIAMWCNEPAD encoded by the exons ATGAGTCTGGTCAGGAGGGGTCGCCGGTCGTTACCGCAACTCACTGGGGCGGATGCCGATGGCGAGGTGTCGCTCATCGTCCTCGACACGGAGGGGCTCGCGTACTGCACTAATTTGTCACGCCACCTGATGTGGGTCACGCGGCTCACGGACAACCTGCTCAACGTGAAGAAGCCGTACGTCGAGACTCCGAACAATGTATGCGCGCTCAACAACGCCCCCACCAGGGGCATGGGTTGGGACCGCGAGAAGTACGAGGAGCACACCACCGCGGACTCCCAGAACGGCAAGGCGTTCAAGACATGCGGTCGTAACGCCGGCGCGAAGGCCAAGTGTGCGCGGCACCTGGTGCCGAGCTACGACGGCTACGTCTACTGCATATACGAGACTGGTCACagccagctgctgcacatcCACGTGCGTGACATCGTCAACTTCACGCCCTTCCGGacgccgctgctggacggtGTCTACCTCGAGGGTTCCAGGAACTCCTCCGTGATGGCGCTGGATTTCCACACCGGGAGCTACATCGCGAGGAACCTACACGACGTCCACTACAAGACGCACCCCCCTGCGTCCCCGGACCAGCCGGAACGGGAGACGCAGAGGCAACTCCATATCGGCTACACCGACTGGACCGTGCGCGCCTTCGACGAGAAGTCCCACGTCGAGCTGTGGAGTTTCAATTGGCGCGAAATAGGCGCGGTAAACAGCGAGAACGTAGGGCcggtggtggtggagcGCGTGCGCGAAATCATCAAGGTGCAAGGGCAGAAGCTGGCCATAGATttcgaggacgacgagggCAAGATCAGCGAGGAAATGAACTTCCCCTTCCCGATCGCGGCGGTGTTCGCAGTGCTGTGGAACGCCAACGAGGAGATCATGACCCTGCAGATTGTGGAGCGGATCTCGATCCCGCCGCCGGCCGCGTTTCTGCAGAACGCGCTCGACAAGGCCTATGGGTCGATAAAGCTGTCCAGCTCGAGCTACTTCGGGCGCAACCTGGTGTCGGTGAAGGGCGGCGTGATAAACGTGAAGAACATGTGGGATCCCGAGGTCGACGGCGAGGCCGCGAACGACGGTGGGAGGCTGATCACCATCAAGATGGTCGACAAGAACCACTATTACACGCTCGACACGGGTCTGCAGCCGCTGACGTTCACGCAGCAGAACCACACCAAGTGGCAGATCGTGAAGTGGTGGTGCGTGCTGACGTGCTGGCTGCTGACGTTCGCGCTGGCGCCGCTGATGAACGTGCTGCGGATCCTCAAGGAGTGCATCGACCGGAAAATCTACCACCGGCGTTGGTGGGCGAAAATGCCGTTTTCGAGGTTCCTGCTGGGCCAGGTCTCGCTGATGATCGACGACTTTGAGCGCGGCATCTTCGAGTCCACGGAACGGCTGATTTACAACGTCGACCGCATTTCGCCGCTGCACTCCGTCGACAACGTGTGCCAGACGTTCACGGTGCCGCTGAAGCTCATCAACAACACGGACGAGATGCTGGAGATTCAGAGGCAGGAGAACAGATCGCAGGCGGGAAGCGCGGCGCAGAGTGCGCGCAGCGAGGAGAGCGAGGGCCACGAGCTGCCCAGGGTCGAGCTGGCCGTCGAGACGAGCGAGATAAACTACTCCGACGACGAGATGACCAGGGAAGACGAGTTGAGGGCGATATCGGTGGTGCCGGCCGCCACCGCGCTGGCCAACTTCCTCGAGAACGGCCGGTTCCTCAGGACCTTCGATTGCATCAAGCTCCTGGGCAAGGGCGGGTTCGGGTCGGTGTACCGCGCCCAGCACAAGCTGGAGCCCGGGCACCCCACGTACGCCATCAAGCtggtgctgctgaagctGAAGGCCTCCGAGGGCCTGACCTCCAGGCGCTACTTCAGGGAGATCGTGGCCAACAGGGAGATATCGAGCAAGTACGTCGTGCGCTACTTCACGTGGTGGTGCGAGGAGCCTCACTTTTTGCCCCTCACGCAGCTGACTCCGGAGATTCAGAGCGCGGCGGCCAACAACGTGAAGCACCTTGTGGGCTCCAACTCCCTGAACACGCAGCGGGCGAAGGCGCTCAACGGGTTCATGCAGCACTACCAGGAGATGCTGCGCGGGATTCTGGAGAAGCGTAGCGACGAGGACTACCCGAGCTTCAGCAACGTGGCGTTCAACAACTCCCTGCTTGACGAGCGTGGGAGGGTCGGGCGGAGGGTGCGCCTGGCGGCCATTGGCGAGCAGACCGGCGGATCGCAGCTGAACACCGACGAGGACGACAGCATGCTGAACGGCGTCTGCGCGTTCGAGTTCGAGGACGACAACTACGAACACGACGGCAGGTACCCCAACGTGCCGCAGTCGGAGTCCAGCCAGGGCATCGTCTTCGAGTACAGCAACACCTCGAGGGCCCCCGCCGTGGGGTTCGATGGCGAGAGCCCGCGCGAAAACAGCGAGAACAGCGACGACGGCGATGCGGAGGAGTCGGGGAACTGCCACCAGGCACGCGTGAGGGACACCGAAAAGCAGTACCCCGTGGTGCTGCTCATCCTCATGGAGCTGTGCAAGGGTTTCACCCTCAGGGAGTGGCTCAACAG GCCCGGGAGAAGCGACAAGCCAATGCAGTACACCCTATCGCCGAATGGGGTGCCGGTCGAGTTCGACCTGTTCCGGCAGCTCATAAAGGGGCTGCGTGACATCCACGCGAACAACTTCATCCACCGAGACCTCAAGCCCGAGAACGTGTTCGTGGACCCGAACACGAACGCGCTTAAAATTGGGGATTTCGGACTCGTGGGTTTCATCTCGCAGAGCACTCGCGAGACCAGGGACActccgccgccggaggCGACGGCGCAGCAGGACTCCTGCGAG tcgtcgctgcccgGCCAACTCATCGGCACCCCGGGCTACGCGGCGCCGGAGGGCGGGTTCAACTGCTCGGAGAAGGCCGACATCTTCTCCGCGGCGCTGATTTtgctggagctgctgtcgcCCAGGTTCCACACCGTGATGGAGCGGTTCACAGTGCTGGAGAACTTCAGGAACACGGGCAGGGTCCCCGAGTTCATCGAGCAGGAGCTGTCGCCGTGGCACCGGCTGCTCACCGAGATGGCCGACCGCGTGCCGCAGCGCCGCCCCTCCGCCGTGGAGGTGCAGAAGAAGCTCAAGGGACTAATAGCAATGTGGTGTAACGAACCCGCAGATTAA
- a CDS encoding transcription or splicing factor-like protein, putative, with protein sequence MSTTATADEGVPLLPGTEKAPRRRMTRWGKIDDGKNMVIHNTTNSFLHELKMLSNKAANVTEEDESQSLWGPEDDRPFLPPPFVDLPPGMTPSQMDQFLREQRHDDLVKKIASGELELGDADIRPPSPPPVYDRNGSRVNTREVRAKNAMNEEYNRLVEYLLKHLPGFVASADYKPLKKVRKIIIPLDKYPEYNFMGLVIGPRGCNHKRLEAESGAQISLRGRGTIKEGKQRDHQTDEDAAMPMHVHISADKEECVEKAVALIGPLLDPFHPKHEEFKRRGLEQLALVNGVALGISDASRCSVCGGVGHRAYECPDAPNLHTVKHADVRCAICGFMGHLTSDCKLAGSTGTTAATQEAVKLDQEYNRMMTELTGGGAAATGEQDPQSAEQLQQYQMAFYQQQYQHYQQYQQQMYQPQQYYYSAQYYPQYYQQGAQAVATGESGVAQPAAYDYSHYATAAAAAQVTVAEQPAVVPAETAAPMPPQTAAPPEPELPPEPFAAAPDEPAPPLPEDEGAPPPS encoded by the exons ATGTCCACAACGGCGACAGCCGACGAGGGTGTGCCCCTCCTGCCGGGCACGGAGAAGGCGCCCCGGCGCCGTATGACCCGTTGGGGCAAGATCGACGACGGCAAGAACATGGTCATCCACAACACGACCAACTCGTTCCTCCACGAGCTCAAGATGCTGTCGAACAAGGCGGCGAATGTTACGGAAGAGGATGAATCGCAGAGCCTCTGGGGACCCGAGGACGACAGGCCGTTCCTGCCGCCGCCCTTCGTCGACCTTCCGCCGGGGATGACACCCTCGCAGATGGACCAGTTTCTCCGCGAGCAGCGCCACGACGACCTGGTGAAGAAGATCGCCTCCGGAGAGCTGGAGCTTGGCGATGCGGACATCAGGCCGccctcgccgccgccggttTACGACCGCAACGGCAGCCGTGTGAACACCCGTGAGGTCAGGGCCAAGAACGCCATGAACGAGGAGTACAACCGCCTGGTGGAGTACCTGCTCAAGCACCTGCCCGGGTTCGTGGCCTCGGCCGACTACAAGCCGCTGAAGAAGGTGCGCAAGATCATCATCCCCCTCGACAAGTACCCCGAGTACAACTTCATGGGTCTCGTCATCGGCCCGCGTGGATGCAACCACAAGCGCCTGGAGGCAGAGAGTGGCGCGCAGATATCGCTGCGCGGCCGCGGTACCATCAAGGAGGGCAAGCAGCGCGACCACCAGACCGACGAGGACGCGGCCATGCCCATGCACGTGCACATTTCGGCTGACAAGGAGGAGTGCGTGGAAAAGGCGGTGGCACTGATCGGGCCGCTGCTCGACCCCTTCCACCCCAAACACGAGGAGTTCAAGCGCCGCGGCTTGGAGCAGTTGGCGCTGGTGAACGGTGTCGCCCTGGGCATTTCCGACGCCAGCCGTTGCAGCGTCTGCGGCGGCGTGGGTCACCGCGCGTACGAGTGCCCCGACGCCCCCAATCTACACACCGTCAAGCATGCGGACGTGCGCTGCGCCATCTGCGGGTTCATGGGCCACCTGACTTCCGACTGCAAGTTGGCCGGCAGCACCGgcaccactgccgccaccCAGGAGGCGGTCAAGCTTGACCAG GAGTACAACCGCATGATGACGGAGCTGACTGGCGGCGGGGCTGCGGCTACTGGGGAACAGGACCCCCAGAGcgccgagcagctgcagcagtacCAGATGGCCTTCTACCAGCAGCAGTACCAGCACTACCAACAGTATCAGCAGCAGATGTACCAGCCGCAGCAGTACTACTACTCGGCGCAGTACTACCCGCAGTATTACCAGCAGGGAGCGCAGGCGGTTGCCACGGGCGAGTCTGGTGTCGCCCAGCCGGCTGCTTACGACTATTCTCATTACGCcactgctgctgcggctgCCCAGGTAACGGTAGCGGAGCAACCAGCTGTTGTTCCAGCGGAAACTGCCGCTCCTATGCCACCGCAGACTGCCGCGCCCCCGGAGCCCGAGTTGCCGCCGGAACCATTTGCGGCAGCTCCGGATGAGCCTGCGCCTCCGCTGCCGGAGGACGAGGGGGCACCACCTCCATCTTAG